In the genome of Notamacropus eugenii isolate mMacEug1 chromosome 5, mMacEug1.pri_v2, whole genome shotgun sequence, one region contains:
- the PDHA1 gene encoding pyruvate dehydrogenase E1 component subunit alpha, somatic form, mitochondrial isoform X2, producing MRKMLAIVSRVLTGASQKPAGRVLLAARNFANDATFDIKKCDVHRLEDEPPTTAVLTREEGLKYYKIMQTVRRMELKADQLYKQKIIRGFCHLYDGQEACCMGLEAGINPTDHLITAYRAHGFTYTRGLPVREILAELTGRRGGCAKGKGGSMHMYAKNFYGGNGIVGAQVPLGAGIALACKYNEKNEICLTLYGDGAANQGQIFETYNMAALWKLPCIFICENNRYGMGTSVERAAASTDYYKRGDFIPGIRVDGMDVLCVREATKFAAAYCRSGKGPMLMELQTYRYHGHSMSDPGVSYRTREEIQEVRSKSDPIMLLKDRMVNSNLASIEELKEIDVEVRKEIEDAAQFATADPEPPLEELGYHIYSREPPFEVRGANQWIKYKSVS from the exons ATGCGAAAGATGCTGGCCATCGTCTCCCGCGTGCTGACGGGCGCCTCCCAGAAGCCG GCTGGAAGAGTGCTCCTGGCAGCCCGCAACTTTGCGAATGATGCTACGTTTGATATTAAG AAATGTGACGTTCATCGGCTTGAGGATGAACCTCCCACCACAGCAGTTCTCACCAGAGAGGAAGGACTTAAGTACTATAAGATCATGCAGACTGTTCGTCGGATGGAATTGAAAGCAGACCAGCTGTATAAGCAAAAGATCATCCGTGGCTTCTGCCACTTGTACGATGGTCAG GAAGCTTGTTGTATGGGGCTTGAAGCTGGTATAAATCCTACAGATCATCTTATTACAGCCTATCGAGCACATGGCTTTACCTATACTCGTGGACTTCCCGTTCGAGAAATTCTGGCAGAGCTTACTG GACGAAGAGGGGGATGTGCTAAAGGAAAGGGAGGATCTATGCACATGTATGCCAAGAACTTCTATGGTGGCAACGGCATTGTTGGAGCTCAG GTACCTTTGGGAGCTGGTATTGCCCTAGCCTGTAAGtacaatgagaaaaatgagatctgTTTGACTTTGTATGGAGATGGTGCTGCTAATCAG GGTCAGATATTTGAAACTTACAATATGGCAGCTTTGTGGAAATTGCCTTGTATTTTCATCTGTGAGAATAATCGATACGGAATGGGAACTTCAGTAGAGAGAGCAGCGGCCAGCACAGACTACTACAAAAGAGGAGACTTTATCCCAGGAATCAGG GTAGATGGTATGGATGTTCTGTGTGTCCGTGAGGCAACAAAATTTGCAGCTGCCTACTGTAGGTCAGGAAAG GGCCCCATGTTGATGGAACTACAGACATATCGTTATCATGGACACAGCATGAGCGACCCTGGTGTCAG TTACCGTACTCGAGAAGAAATTCAGGAAGTGAGGAGTAAAAGTGACCCTATCATGCTTCTCAAGGATAGAATGGTGAACAGCAACCTTGCCAGTATTGAAGAATTAAAG GAAATCGATGTGGAAGTACGGAAGGAGATCGAGGACGCTGCCCAGTTTGCTACCGCTGACCCAGAGCCACCTTTGGAAGAACTGGGCTATCACATCTACAGCAGAGAGCCACCTTTTGAAGTTCGAGGTGCAAATCAATGGATAAAGTACAAATCTGTCAGCTAA
- the PDHA1 gene encoding pyruvate dehydrogenase E1 component subunit alpha, somatic form, mitochondrial isoform X1, with the protein MRKMLAIVSRVLTGASQKPGAASEAGRVLLAARNFANDATFDIKKCDVHRLEDEPPTTAVLTREEGLKYYKIMQTVRRMELKADQLYKQKIIRGFCHLYDGQEACCMGLEAGINPTDHLITAYRAHGFTYTRGLPVREILAELTGRRGGCAKGKGGSMHMYAKNFYGGNGIVGAQVPLGAGIALACKYNEKNEICLTLYGDGAANQGQIFETYNMAALWKLPCIFICENNRYGMGTSVERAAASTDYYKRGDFIPGIRVDGMDVLCVREATKFAAAYCRSGKGPMLMELQTYRYHGHSMSDPGVSYRTREEIQEVRSKSDPIMLLKDRMVNSNLASIEELKEIDVEVRKEIEDAAQFATADPEPPLEELGYHIYSREPPFEVRGANQWIKYKSVS; encoded by the exons ATGCGAAAGATGCTGGCCATCGTCTCCCGCGTGCTGACGGGCGCCTCCCAGAAGCCG GGAGCTGCTAGTGAG GCTGGAAGAGTGCTCCTGGCAGCCCGCAACTTTGCGAATGATGCTACGTTTGATATTAAG AAATGTGACGTTCATCGGCTTGAGGATGAACCTCCCACCACAGCAGTTCTCACCAGAGAGGAAGGACTTAAGTACTATAAGATCATGCAGACTGTTCGTCGGATGGAATTGAAAGCAGACCAGCTGTATAAGCAAAAGATCATCCGTGGCTTCTGCCACTTGTACGATGGTCAG GAAGCTTGTTGTATGGGGCTTGAAGCTGGTATAAATCCTACAGATCATCTTATTACAGCCTATCGAGCACATGGCTTTACCTATACTCGTGGACTTCCCGTTCGAGAAATTCTGGCAGAGCTTACTG GACGAAGAGGGGGATGTGCTAAAGGAAAGGGAGGATCTATGCACATGTATGCCAAGAACTTCTATGGTGGCAACGGCATTGTTGGAGCTCAG GTACCTTTGGGAGCTGGTATTGCCCTAGCCTGTAAGtacaatgagaaaaatgagatctgTTTGACTTTGTATGGAGATGGTGCTGCTAATCAG GGTCAGATATTTGAAACTTACAATATGGCAGCTTTGTGGAAATTGCCTTGTATTTTCATCTGTGAGAATAATCGATACGGAATGGGAACTTCAGTAGAGAGAGCAGCGGCCAGCACAGACTACTACAAAAGAGGAGACTTTATCCCAGGAATCAGG GTAGATGGTATGGATGTTCTGTGTGTCCGTGAGGCAACAAAATTTGCAGCTGCCTACTGTAGGTCAGGAAAG GGCCCCATGTTGATGGAACTACAGACATATCGTTATCATGGACACAGCATGAGCGACCCTGGTGTCAG TTACCGTACTCGAGAAGAAATTCAGGAAGTGAGGAGTAAAAGTGACCCTATCATGCTTCTCAAGGATAGAATGGTGAACAGCAACCTTGCCAGTATTGAAGAATTAAAG GAAATCGATGTGGAAGTACGGAAGGAGATCGAGGACGCTGCCCAGTTTGCTACCGCTGACCCAGAGCCACCTTTGGAAGAACTGGGCTATCACATCTACAGCAGAGAGCCACCTTTTGAAGTTCGAGGTGCAAATCAATGGATAAAGTACAAATCTGTCAGCTAA